A single window of Thermococcus sp. Bubb.Bath DNA harbors:
- a CDS encoding CooT family nickel-binding protein, which yields SKAVVVENGKEEIIMEDVAFLYFKEGKPVIRDILGREMLLEDYELDSIDFLRHIMRFKLRG from the coding sequence TCAAAAGCCGTTGTTGTGGAAAATGGAAAGGAAGAAATCATAATGGAGGACGTGGCGTTTTTGTATTTTAAGGAAGGAAAGCCAGTGATAAGAGACATTCTCGGTAGAGAGATGCTACTCGAAGACTATGAGCTGGACAGCATTGATTTTCTGAGGCACATCATGAGGTTTAAACTCAGGGGGTGA